The stretch of DNA AACAAACACTGGCAGCTATTATCAATAATTGTATTGAACTAAAAGATTATGGCAAATATCGTTATTCAACGATTGGATATACTTTGCTAGGACAAATATTAGAAAAGGTGTATGGCAAGAGTTATGATGAAATTATCAGAAGCAAAATAATAAAGCCGCTAAATATGACTAATACATTAACAAAAGATTTTAATGTAAAAAACAGAACAGTTGGTCATAATCCAAATGGTGGTATTCAGGAGTTTTTTAAATGGAATATTACAGCATCTGCCGGACTAGTAAAATCGAATGCTTCTGATATGGTTACCTATTTAAAAGCAGTCTTAAATAACGAAACAGCAATAGGTAAAGCAGCCGTTATTACGGAAAAAATCTTTTATAAAGATGAAAAGAGAGAAATGGGATTAGGAACAAACATCGTAACGGATGAGAAAAATACAATTTATTTAAAAACAGGAGATTCTATGGGACAATCTTCGATTATATGTTACAATAGAACTCAAAATTGGGGTATTATAATACTTCTGGACCAGAGGAACTCAAAAATGAGACAAAACCTGTTGAATCAAATTTATGATACAGTCTTGAAATAAATCCACGAAATAATGAAAAGTACTATTTGCTAATTCTTACGTACAAGCCCTGATAGCTTTAACGCTGTCAGGGCATTTTATTTTTATTGAGTTGTGTAAAATGTCGGAAAGCATAATAAAGACATTTTTTGGTGGATTAAGACTTAACTACTGTTCCAGATAATCGACCGCAAATGCTGCCCAGTCATTACTGATATTCCGTTTCAACTTTTTGTATCAGTTGCTCAAGTGCCTGATTGCAATTACAGTTAGGTGTTTGTCCCTATGATGAATAGGGTGTTATTAAGGCTATAACTAAAATTATTCTTTTCATTGAAAATGTATTGCTGGGAAAAGTGCTAAAATTATAAAAATGTAAAGCCTAAAAGTCACTATGTCATTTCTACCTGGCTCTGCTATTTTCATTTTCCAGAGATGAATTT from Solitalea canadensis DSM 3403 encodes:
- a CDS encoding serine hydrolase domain-containing protein yields the protein MKTSLNFLAVLLLISTFSFGQDITKKIDSIIKDSYQKNPDIGISVGFIKNSEEYYTAYGKLNAESQMEINRNSLFEIASITKILTSNLIAQAVIDHKIKTDDYIDDFLPKAYVLHANLKNKIKISDLASHQSGLPDIDFGKLIELDPQQPVNSVTEQTLAAIINNCIELKDYGKYRYSTIGYTLLGQILEKVYGKSYDEIIRSKIIKPLNMTNTLTKDFNVKNRTVGHNPNGGIQEFFKWNITASAGLVKSNASDMVTYLKAVLNNETAIGKAAVITEKIFYKDEKREMGLGTNIVTDEKNTIYLKTGDSMGQSSIICYNRTQNWGIIILLDQRNSKMRQNLLNQIYDTVLK